The following are encoded together in the Nocardioides sp. Arc9.136 genome:
- a CDS encoding GMC family oxidoreductase produces MWRTTQARPDRRSGERGFDHDVVVVGSGFGGSVSALRLVEKGYDVAVLEAGRRFTDADLPRTSWRLGRYVFAPALGLLGIQRVTLLRNALVISGAGVGGGSLVYGGTLYEPTDAFYDDPHWRDLTDWRGELAPYFDQARRMLGVTTYDRVTPADRVLRDAAADLGAGGTWRPTDVGVLLDPVPGRSVPDPFFGGAGPDRNACLHCGECMTGCRHNAKNTLPKNYLHLAEAAGAVVHPLTTVTDVRPLPGGGYAVSTRRTGPLRRRGRTFTAEQVVLSAAALGTQRLLHHLRDSGSLPHVSPRLGELTRTNSEAGLAVRARGDDVDYTEGVAITSSVHLDERTHVEPCRYGRGSNAMGMAMATMTDPVPGRSRVLVMAREMWRGRRDLRRLHVPRRWSEQSIGVLVMQSIDNSLTTYTRRRRLGRGRVMTTRQGIGEPNPTHIPEANAIGRAMAARMDGIPGAGWTEVLDVPTTAHFLGGCPMGTGPATGVIDPWHRLHGHPGLHVVDGSAVAANLGVNPSLTITAMAERAMSFWPNRGEPDPRPPLRAAYQRLDPVPPRSPAVPATAPGALRLIPLTPVTPAPPVEEHA; encoded by the coding sequence GTGTGGCGGACGACACAGGCCCGGCCTGACCGGCGGAGCGGCGAGCGCGGCTTCGACCACGACGTCGTGGTCGTCGGTTCGGGCTTCGGCGGGAGCGTGAGCGCGCTGCGCCTGGTCGAGAAGGGGTACGACGTCGCCGTCCTCGAGGCCGGTCGGCGGTTCACCGACGCCGACCTGCCGCGGACGTCGTGGCGGCTGGGCCGCTACGTCTTCGCACCGGCGCTCGGCCTGCTCGGCATCCAGCGGGTGACCCTGCTGCGCAACGCGCTGGTGATCAGCGGCGCCGGCGTCGGCGGCGGCTCGCTGGTCTACGGCGGCACCCTCTACGAGCCGACGGACGCCTTCTACGACGACCCGCACTGGCGCGACCTGACCGACTGGCGCGGCGAGCTGGCGCCGTACTTCGACCAGGCCCGCCGGATGCTCGGCGTGACGACGTACGACCGGGTGACGCCGGCCGACCGCGTGCTGCGCGACGCGGCCGCCGACCTGGGCGCGGGCGGCACCTGGCGGCCCACCGACGTCGGGGTGCTGCTCGACCCGGTGCCCGGCCGCAGCGTCCCGGACCCGTTCTTCGGCGGCGCCGGCCCGGACCGCAACGCCTGCCTGCACTGCGGGGAGTGCATGACCGGCTGCCGGCACAACGCCAAGAACACCCTCCCCAAGAACTACCTCCACCTCGCCGAGGCCGCCGGCGCCGTCGTCCACCCGCTGACGACGGTCACCGACGTGCGGCCCCTGCCCGGAGGTGGGTACGCCGTGTCCACGCGGCGCACGGGTCCGCTGCGGCGGCGCGGGCGCACCTTCACCGCCGAGCAGGTGGTGCTCTCGGCCGCCGCACTGGGGACCCAGCGGCTGCTGCACCACCTGCGCGACTCCGGCAGCCTGCCGCACGTCTCACCCCGGCTCGGCGAGCTGACCCGGACCAACTCCGAGGCGGGCCTTGCGGTGCGCGCCCGCGGCGACGACGTGGACTACACCGAGGGGGTCGCGATCACCTCCTCGGTGCACCTCGACGAGCGGACCCACGTGGAGCCGTGCCGCTACGGCCGGGGCAGCAACGCGATGGGCATGGCGATGGCGACGATGACCGACCCGGTGCCCGGGCGCAGCCGCGTGCTGGTGATGGCGCGGGAGATGTGGCGCGGGCGGCGCGACCTGCGGCGGCTGCACGTGCCGCGCCGGTGGTCCGAGCAGTCGATCGGGGTCCTGGTCATGCAGAGCATCGACAACTCGCTGACCACCTACACCCGGCGCCGTCGCCTGGGCCGGGGCCGGGTGATGACGACCCGGCAGGGCATCGGCGAGCCGAACCCCACCCACATCCCCGAGGCCAACGCCATCGGCCGGGCGATGGCCGCGCGGATGGACGGCATCCCCGGCGCAGGGTGGACCGAGGTCCTCGACGTGCCGACCACCGCGCACTTCCTCGGCGGCTGTCCGATGGGGACCGGGCCGGCCACCGGCGTGATCGACCCCTGGCACCGGCTGCACGGCCACCCGGGCCTCCACGTCGTCGACGGCTCGGCCGTCGCGGCCAACCTCGGGGTGAACCCCTCGCTGACCATCACCGCGATGGCGGAGCGGGCGATGTCGTTCTGGCCCAACCGCGGCGAGCCCGATCCCCGCCCGCCGCTCCGTGCGGCGTACCAGCGGCTGGACCCGGTGCCCCCGCGCTCCCCCGCCGTGCCGGCCACCGCCCCGGGCGCGCTCCGGCTGATCCCCCTCACACCCGTCACGCCCGCACCCCCGGTCGAGGAGCACGCATGA
- a CDS encoding cytochrome P450, with product MSLDLSSAPARPGRPAPDPAEVRDLPPIRREDRGKPLLGRAFEYAKDPFALFRRQWDHYGPVAPISMLGQRWVMLLGPDACEEAFRNKDKAFANGPAWTYLVGPFFDRGLMLLDFEEHHMHRRIMQQAFTRDRLEAYAARMHAPIEAGLAGWAASGGRAGRDRGRDRDFRAYPALKQLTLDVAADIFMGGAEDTTPEQMVEVNRAFIACVQAAAAVVRKDLPLTRWGRGHRGREVLEEFLRHYLPSRRATETDDLFSQLCHIESDEGERFSDEDVVNHMIFLMMAAHDTSTITLSTMLQLLGQHPAWQDRCRAESEALGPRPTLAELEGPESLDLVMKECLRLRAPVPVVLRKVVKDTVVQGVRIPAGTFVTVAPQFAQVMEELWTNPLVFDPERFSPERREDKSHRYAWNPFGGGVHKCLGMYFAGAEVKAVMHHLLRGWEWSVDPGYVAPMNNHSLPFPQDGQPIDLRRTR from the coding sequence GTGTCGCTCGACCTCAGCAGTGCGCCCGCCCGGCCCGGCCGCCCCGCGCCCGACCCCGCGGAGGTCCGCGACCTCCCGCCGATCCGCCGCGAGGACCGCGGGAAGCCGCTGCTCGGGCGGGCGTTCGAGTACGCCAAGGACCCCTTCGCGCTCTTCCGCCGGCAGTGGGACCACTACGGTCCGGTCGCGCCGATCTCGATGCTCGGCCAGCGCTGGGTGATGCTGCTCGGCCCCGACGCCTGCGAGGAGGCGTTCCGCAACAAGGACAAGGCCTTCGCGAACGGTCCGGCCTGGACCTACCTCGTCGGCCCGTTCTTCGACCGGGGACTGATGCTGCTCGACTTCGAGGAGCACCACATGCACCGCCGGATCATGCAGCAGGCGTTCACCCGCGACCGGCTCGAGGCGTACGCCGCGCGGATGCACGCCCCGATCGAGGCCGGCCTCGCCGGCTGGGCCGCGAGTGGCGGGCGCGCCGGCCGCGACCGCGGCCGCGACCGGGACTTCCGGGCGTACCCCGCCCTCAAGCAGCTCACCCTCGACGTCGCCGCCGACATCTTCATGGGCGGGGCGGAGGACACCACGCCCGAGCAGATGGTCGAGGTCAACCGGGCGTTCATCGCCTGCGTCCAGGCCGCCGCAGCGGTCGTGCGCAAGGACCTGCCGCTCACCCGCTGGGGTCGGGGCCACCGCGGGCGCGAGGTGCTCGAGGAGTTCCTGCGTCACTACCTGCCCTCGCGCCGCGCGACCGAGACCGACGACCTGTTCTCCCAGCTGTGCCACATCGAGAGCGACGAGGGGGAGCGGTTCAGCGACGAAGACGTCGTCAACCACATGATCTTCCTGATGATGGCGGCGCACGACACCTCCACCATCACCCTCTCCACCATGCTGCAGCTGCTCGGCCAGCACCCGGCCTGGCAGGACCGCTGCCGTGCCGAGTCCGAGGCGCTCGGCCCGCGGCCCACGCTGGCCGAGCTCGAGGGGCCGGAGTCGCTGGACCTGGTGATGAAGGAGTGCCTGCGCCTGCGCGCCCCCGTCCCGGTCGTGCTGCGCAAGGTCGTCAAGGACACCGTCGTCCAGGGCGTCCGGATACCCGCGGGCACCTTCGTCACCGTCGCGCCGCAGTTCGCGCAGGTGATGGAGGAGCTGTGGACCAACCCGCTCGTCTTCGACCCCGAGCGGTTCTCGCCCGAGCGCCGCGAGGACAAGTCGCACCGCTACGCCTGGAACCCCTTCGGCGGCGGCGTCCACAAGTGCCTCGGCATGTACTTCGCCGGAGCCGAGGTCAAGGCCGTCATGCACCACCTGCTGCGCGGGTGGGAGTGGAGCGTCGACCCCGGGTACGTCGCCCCGATGAACAACCACTCGCTGCCCTTCCCCCAGGACGGCCAGCCCATCGACCTGCGGAGGACCCGATGA
- a CDS encoding DUF1905 domain-containing protein yields MVPVAVRMGEARWTTSLWPKDGTYVVPLKLAARRTEGVVTGDVVDLVVTIDV; encoded by the coding sequence ATGGTCCCGGTCGCGGTGCGGATGGGCGAGGCGCGGTGGACGACCTCGCTGTGGCCCAAGGACGGCACGTACGTCGTGCCGCTCAAGCTCGCCGCCCGCCGTACCGAGGGCGTCGTCACCGGCGACGTCGTCGACCTGGTGGTGACCATCGACGTCTGA
- a CDS encoding SDR family oxidoreductase, whose amino-acid sequence MPREISGLSVIVTGGARGIGRATVERFARQGAKVAIGDRDVDLATSVAAPYGDRVTAAALDVTDPASWREFLDAVAALGPFDVLVNNAGIMPLGSVLKEPDAVARAIVDVNLHGVINGTKAVAPGMVERGTGHIVNVASAVGRLAVADGATYSASKFATVGFSEATRSELRPHGIDVTVVLPTVVQTELAAGVPAARGVKPVTADDVAKVIEQAVRSPKAEMWVPRWSQGLVKVTSMLPRKVQDAMARMTHADSVLAEADPAARAAYEERARRSAGPQV is encoded by the coding sequence ATGCCCCGTGAGATCTCCGGCCTGTCCGTCATCGTCACCGGCGGTGCCCGCGGCATCGGGCGGGCGACCGTCGAGCGCTTCGCCCGCCAGGGCGCCAAGGTCGCCATCGGTGACCGCGACGTCGACCTCGCCACGTCCGTCGCTGCGCCGTACGGCGACCGCGTCACAGCCGCGGCGCTCGACGTGACCGACCCGGCGTCGTGGCGGGAGTTCCTCGACGCGGTCGCCGCGCTCGGGCCCTTCGACGTGCTGGTCAACAACGCGGGGATCATGCCGCTCGGGTCGGTGCTCAAGGAGCCGGACGCCGTGGCCAGGGCGATCGTCGACGTCAACCTGCACGGGGTCATCAACGGGACCAAGGCGGTCGCCCCCGGCATGGTCGAGCGGGGGACCGGCCACATCGTCAACGTCGCCTCGGCGGTCGGCCGGCTTGCGGTGGCCGACGGGGCGACGTACTCCGCCTCGAAGTTCGCCACCGTCGGCTTCAGCGAGGCCACCCGCTCCGAGCTGCGCCCGCACGGCATCGACGTCACCGTCGTCCTGCCGACCGTCGTGCAGACCGAGCTGGCCGCCGGCGTCCCGGCGGCCAGGGGCGTGAAGCCGGTGACGGCCGACGACGTCGCGAAGGTGATCGAGCAGGCCGTGCGCTCGCCCAAGGCCGAGATGTGGGTGCCGCGCTGGTCCCAGGGCCTGGTCAAGGTGACCTCGATGCTCCCGCGCAAGGTGCAGGACGCGATGGCGAGGATGACCCACGCCGACTCGGTGCTGGCCGAGGCCGACCCGGCGGCCCGGGCGGCGTACGAGGAGCGCGCGCGCCGCTCCGCCGGCCCGCAGGTCTAG
- a CDS encoding MXAN_6640 family putative metalloprotease, with amino-acid sequence MRRTLAAALVALSTGLAVLPATATSAATTDPGAPVVDTVTPVDDGTVTAATARRTLAQASDVLAGGGAEAVTDAPDTTLLMRDLFEAVPALGGTERERAEALLARPTNGSRDPYGDGYTVGSRKKCSSHFCLHYVTSTADAPPSKAWVKKNLKVLDKVWRTEVGKMGFRPPVKDGNHGGNGKFDVYLKELGAKRLYGYCAPEYRKKGTKWVASGYCVLDNDFAQAQYGAPPAKSLKVTAAHEFFHAVQFAYDYHEDPWLLESTATWMEERVADDINDNRQYLSASQVADPSSSLDVFQPSGFAQYGNWTFWEYLSRRFGNGIVKSVWNKAGAFKGAPNMYSAKALKKAVGGKGGGFASVFAAYAASNTVPARYYPEGSAWPKSPMSKKIRLTKGDRKGSASVRINHLASRSIAVKPGSDLRGKKWRLRVVVNAPNRSSSPAVHVLVRNKKGAWSRKTIALSAKGHGKKVLSFNGAKVAGVTITLANASTRYRCSRGTNLSCRGKAVDQKKSFKVKVKAVKRKR; translated from the coding sequence ATGCGTCGTACCCTCGCGGCCGCCCTGGTCGCCCTGAGCACCGGTCTCGCGGTGCTCCCCGCCACGGCGACGTCCGCGGCCACCACCGACCCGGGCGCTCCCGTCGTCGACACCGTGACCCCGGTCGACGACGGGACCGTGACCGCGGCGACCGCCCGCCGCACCCTGGCGCAGGCGAGCGACGTCCTGGCCGGCGGCGGCGCCGAGGCGGTGACCGACGCGCCGGACACCACCCTGCTGATGCGCGACCTGTTCGAGGCGGTGCCCGCCCTCGGCGGCACCGAGCGCGAGCGGGCCGAGGCCCTCCTCGCCCGGCCCACCAACGGCAGCCGCGACCCTTACGGCGACGGCTACACCGTCGGCTCCCGGAAGAAGTGCTCGAGCCACTTCTGCCTGCACTACGTCACCAGCACCGCCGACGCCCCGCCGTCGAAGGCGTGGGTGAAGAAGAACCTCAAGGTGCTCGACAAGGTCTGGCGCACCGAGGTCGGCAAGATGGGCTTCCGCCCGCCGGTCAAGGACGGCAACCACGGCGGCAACGGCAAGTTCGACGTCTACCTCAAGGAGCTGGGCGCCAAGCGGCTCTACGGCTACTGCGCCCCGGAGTACCGCAAGAAGGGCACCAAGTGGGTGGCCTCCGGCTACTGCGTGCTCGACAACGACTTCGCGCAGGCCCAGTACGGCGCGCCCCCGGCCAAGAGCCTGAAGGTGACGGCCGCGCACGAGTTCTTCCACGCGGTCCAGTTCGCCTACGACTACCACGAGGACCCGTGGCTCCTGGAGTCCACCGCCACGTGGATGGAGGAGCGGGTCGCCGACGACATCAACGACAACCGCCAGTACCTCTCCGCCAGCCAGGTCGCCGACCCGAGCAGCTCGCTGGACGTCTTCCAGCCCTCCGGCTTCGCGCAGTACGGCAACTGGACGTTCTGGGAGTACCTCAGCCGCCGCTTCGGCAACGGCATCGTGAAGTCGGTGTGGAACAAGGCCGGTGCGTTCAAGGGCGCCCCGAACATGTACTCCGCCAAGGCGCTGAAGAAGGCCGTCGGCGGCAAGGGCGGCGGGTTCGCCTCGGTCTTCGCGGCGTACGCCGCCTCCAACACCGTGCCGGCCAGGTACTACCCCGAGGGCTCGGCGTGGCCGAAGTCCCCGATGAGCAAGAAGATCCGGCTCACCAAGGGTGACCGCAAGGGCTCGGCGTCGGTGCGGATCAACCACCTCGCCTCGCGCAGCATCGCGGTCAAGCCCGGCTCGGACCTCCGCGGGAAGAAGTGGCGGCTGCGGGTCGTCGTCAACGCCCCGAACCGCTCCTCCAGCCCGGCCGTGCACGTGCTGGTGCGCAACAAGAAGGGGGCCTGGTCGCGCAAGACCATCGCCCTGAGCGCGAAGGGCCACGGCAAGAAGGTCCTGAGCTTCAACGGCGCGAAGGTCGCCGGCGTGACGATCACCCTGGCCAACGCCTCCACCCGCTACCGGTGCTCGCGCGGCACGAACCTGTCGTGCCGCGGCAAGGCCGTGGACCAGAAGAAGTCCTTCAAGGTCAAGGTCAAGGCGGTCAAGCGCAAGCGCTGA
- a CDS encoding four-helix bundle copper-binding protein, translated as MTTDPTDPTGTGLTAVLRSHPGEHDVDLTVLTDAVEALTECAAACRACADACLDEEMVAELVACIRTDLTCADVCATTAAVLVRRPTDPSLVRSLVEACAAACGACATECERHAGMHEHCRACAETCRRCERACRDLLAALG; from the coding sequence ATGACCACCGACCCGACCGACCCGACCGGGACCGGCCTGACCGCCGTCCTCCGCAGCCACCCCGGCGAGCACGACGTGGACCTCACCGTGCTCACCGACGCCGTCGAGGCGCTCACCGAGTGCGCCGCGGCCTGCCGGGCGTGCGCCGACGCCTGCCTCGACGAGGAGATGGTCGCCGAGCTCGTCGCGTGCATCCGGACCGACCTGACCTGTGCCGACGTGTGCGCGACGACCGCCGCGGTGCTGGTCCGCCGCCCGACCGACCCCTCGCTCGTCCGGTCGCTGGTGGAGGCGTGCGCCGCCGCCTGCGGCGCGTGCGCCACCGAGTGCGAGCGGCACGCCGGCATGCACGAGCACTGCCGGGCCTGCGCCGAGACCTGCCGCCGGTGCGAGCGGGCCTGCCGCGACCTGCTCGCGGCGCTGGGCTGA
- a CDS encoding adenylyltransferase/cytidyltransferase family protein produces MSRTVITFGTFDVFHVGHLRVIERAAALGDRLVVGVSADALNLRKKGREPVFSQAERLAIVAALKPVDAVFVEESLELKRDYILEHGADVLVMGDDWAGRFDELNDVCEVVYLPRTPAISTTALIEKISATS; encoded by the coding sequence ATGTCTCGCACGGTGATCACCTTCGGCACGTTCGACGTCTTCCACGTCGGCCACCTCCGGGTGATCGAGCGGGCGGCGGCCCTCGGCGACCGGCTGGTCGTCGGCGTCTCGGCCGATGCGCTGAACCTGCGCAAGAAGGGCCGTGAGCCCGTCTTCAGCCAGGCCGAGCGGCTCGCGATCGTCGCGGCGCTCAAGCCGGTGGACGCGGTCTTCGTCGAGGAGAGCCTCGAGCTGAAGCGCGACTACATCCTCGAGCACGGAGCGGACGTCCTCGTCATGGGCGACGACTGGGCCGGGCGCTTCGACGAGCTCAACGACGTGTGCGAGGTCGTCTACCTCCCGCGCACGCCCGCCATCTCGACGACCGCGCTGATCGAGAAGATCTCCGCCACCTCCTGA
- a CDS encoding DUF309 domain-containing protein: protein MVDRDRNHLGRAEQARPRDELGRPLPYGATGVEPISEEPLPPAGTLAYARELLDAGRPFAAHEALEVRWKSCPADERELWQGLAQLCVALTHHARGNTVGAARLLDRAAGRLASHERGGGPTYDLDLAAVVACVRTTLAD, encoded by the coding sequence GTGGTCGACCGCGACCGCAACCACCTGGGCCGCGCCGAGCAGGCGCGACCGCGCGACGAGCTCGGCCGCCCGCTGCCGTACGGCGCCACCGGGGTCGAGCCGATCTCCGAGGAGCCGCTGCCGCCGGCCGGGACCCTCGCCTACGCCCGGGAGCTGCTCGACGCGGGGCGGCCGTTCGCCGCGCACGAGGCGCTCGAGGTCCGGTGGAAGTCCTGCCCGGCCGACGAGCGCGAGCTCTGGCAGGGGCTGGCGCAGCTGTGCGTGGCGCTCACCCACCACGCCCGCGGCAACACCGTCGGCGCGGCGCGGCTGCTGGACCGGGCGGCCGGCCGGCTGGCGAGCCACGAGCGCGGCGGCGGGCCGACGTACGACCTCGACCTGGCGGCGGTCGTCGCGTGCGTGCGCACGACGCTCGCCGACTGA
- a CDS encoding TetR/AcrR family transcriptional regulator → MAVQSGTYRGVSAEDRAAERRERLLEATLAVWADPAGARPTMTRICAAAGLTERYFYESFRSLDDALTAVVESIATEIEQVSLAAADAAGDDPTARVRASVLAFVELIEADPRKGRVAIIEAGAMPALRPRRTQLLRHFAHRAAEEAREHGVDWGTREGELVGLLFIGGMAELITAWLDGALDATPQELVETATRIFVGVFR, encoded by the coding sequence ATGGCTGTGCAGTCGGGCACCTACCGCGGCGTCAGCGCCGAGGACCGCGCCGCCGAGCGCCGCGAGCGGCTGCTCGAGGCCACCCTGGCGGTCTGGGCCGACCCGGCCGGCGCCCGGCCGACGATGACCCGGATCTGCGCGGCCGCCGGCCTCACCGAGCGCTACTTCTACGAGTCGTTCCGCTCCCTCGACGACGCTCTGACGGCGGTGGTGGAGTCGATCGCGACCGAGATCGAGCAGGTCAGCCTGGCGGCGGCCGACGCCGCGGGCGACGACCCCACCGCCCGGGTCCGCGCGTCGGTGCTGGCCTTCGTCGAGCTGATCGAGGCCGACCCGCGCAAGGGTCGCGTGGCGATCATCGAGGCCGGCGCGATGCCCGCGCTGCGGCCCCGGCGCACCCAGCTGCTGCGCCACTTCGCGCACCGGGCGGCCGAGGAGGCGCGCGAGCACGGCGTCGACTGGGGCACCCGGGAGGGCGAGCTGGTCGGCCTGCTCTTCATCGGCGGGATGGCCGAGCTGATCACCGCCTGGCTCGACGGTGCGCTCGACGCGACGCCGCAGGAGCTGGTCGAGACCGCGACCCGGATCTTCGTCGGCGTCTTCCGCTGA
- a CDS encoding succinic semialdehyde dehydrogenase → MTATLEPTAGPGGGAPGAGASVRPAWVTGARLASWNRWVSVPVSGGDGTLTATAPYDAQPTAPVPACTADDVAATVVRSRAAQPGWAGLTVAARAEVLMRFHDLLLERQDEVLDLVQWEMGKARYHAWMEVLQVANLTRHYAKRAAAYLADRPVRGALPLLTKVREVRVPRGVVGVVSPWNYPLYLGVGDAVPALLAGCTVVSKADPQTPLTLLWTRALMAEAGLPAHVWDVVAGPGAEVGTALVGAADYVCFTGSTATGRVVSEAAARRLVGASLELGGKNPLLVRADADLDKAAAGAVDAVFTNTGQMCIHVERVIVHEGVYAAFRDRLVAATRALAVGQAFDFSCQVGSLASAAQLATVAAHVEDAVAKGATVLCGGRARPDLGPYVYEPTVLEGVTDDMDVCLGETFGPVVALHRVGSDDEAVALANQGTYGLSAGIFSRDTATAERLARRIRAGSVGINDGAALAAGSVEAGMGGMGDSGLGRRHGVQGIQRFTETQTIALSRIGPVGPPPGMPLERFVRLGNAQLRVLRRLRAR, encoded by the coding sequence ATGACCGCCACGCTCGAGCCCACCGCCGGCCCGGGTGGCGGCGCCCCCGGCGCGGGTGCCTCGGTCCGGCCCGCCTGGGTCACCGGGGCCAGGCTCGCGTCGTGGAACCGGTGGGTCTCGGTCCCCGTCTCCGGCGGCGACGGCACGCTCACCGCGACCGCGCCGTACGACGCACAGCCCACCGCGCCGGTCCCCGCGTGCACCGCCGACGACGTGGCCGCGACCGTCGTCCGCTCGCGCGCGGCGCAGCCGGGCTGGGCCGGCCTGACCGTGGCGGCCCGGGCCGAGGTGCTGATGCGCTTCCACGACCTGCTGCTCGAGCGGCAGGACGAGGTCCTCGACCTCGTGCAGTGGGAGATGGGCAAGGCCCGCTACCACGCGTGGATGGAGGTCCTCCAGGTCGCCAACCTGACCCGGCACTACGCCAAGCGGGCCGCGGCGTACCTCGCCGACCGCCCGGTGCGCGGCGCGCTGCCGCTGCTCACCAAGGTCCGCGAGGTGCGCGTGCCCCGCGGGGTCGTCGGCGTCGTCTCGCCGTGGAACTACCCGCTCTACCTCGGCGTCGGCGACGCCGTCCCCGCCCTGCTCGCCGGCTGCACCGTGGTCAGCAAGGCCGACCCGCAGACGCCGCTGACCCTGCTGTGGACCCGCGCGCTCATGGCCGAGGCCGGGCTGCCGGCCCACGTGTGGGACGTCGTCGCCGGTCCCGGCGCCGAGGTCGGGACCGCGCTGGTCGGGGCCGCCGACTACGTCTGCTTCACCGGCTCCACCGCCACCGGGCGGGTCGTCAGCGAGGCCGCGGCCCGCCGCCTGGTCGGCGCGTCGCTGGAGCTCGGTGGCAAGAACCCGCTTCTCGTCCGTGCCGACGCCGACCTCGACAAGGCCGCCGCCGGAGCCGTCGACGCGGTCTTCACCAACACCGGCCAGATGTGCATCCACGTCGAGCGCGTCATCGTCCACGAGGGGGTGTACGCCGCGTTCCGCGACCGGCTCGTCGCCGCCACGCGCGCGCTCGCCGTCGGCCAGGCGTTCGACTTCTCCTGCCAGGTGGGCTCCCTGGCCAGCGCGGCCCAGCTCGCCACGGTGGCCGCGCACGTCGAGGACGCCGTCGCGAAGGGCGCGACCGTGCTCTGCGGTGGCCGCGCCCGGCCGGACCTGGGCCCCTACGTCTACGAGCCGACCGTCCTGGAGGGCGTCACCGACGACATGGACGTCTGCCTCGGTGAGACCTTCGGACCGGTCGTCGCCCTGCACCGGGTCGGCAGCGACGACGAGGCGGTCGCCCTGGCCAACCAGGGCACCTACGGCCTGTCGGCCGGCATCTTCAGCCGCGACACCGCCACCGCCGAGCGGCTGGCCCGGCGCATCCGCGCCGGCTCGGTCGGCATCAACGACGGTGCCGCGCTCGCCGCCGGGTCCGTCGAGGCCGGGATGGGCGGCATGGGCGACAGCGGCCTCGGCCGCCGCCACGGCGTCCAGGGCATCCAGCGCTTCACCGAGACCCAGACCATCGCCCTGTCCCGGATCGGCCCGGTCGGCCCGCCCCCGGGCATGCCCCTGGAACGCTTCGTCCGGCTCGGCAACGCCCAGCTGCGCGTGCTCCGTCGGCTGCGCGCGCGCTGA
- a CDS encoding SDR family oxidoreductase has product MTQQDPPQDRFAGRQALVTGGGSGIGAALVRALVAAGADVVVADLDEAAAQRVAGAVTGPGTARAVQLDVTDAAAVQAAVDEVVERAGRIDLLFNNAGITFGGETEDLSLEHWDAIIDVNIRGVVHGVAAAYPHMVRQGATGGPGGHIVNTASMGGIMAAGLITSYVMTKHAVVGLSLALRTEAAAKGVGVTVLCPAAVETPILDKGHLGRFHGRDYYLKGQGVRRPLDADVLAAQALAAVAADRPMLVTPRPARVAWRVGRLAPSFANRAATRFVAKQRRLQARRATSGGPA; this is encoded by the coding sequence ATGACCCAGCAGGACCCGCCGCAGGACCGGTTCGCCGGCCGCCAGGCCCTCGTCACCGGAGGCGGCTCGGGCATCGGCGCAGCGCTGGTGCGCGCGCTCGTCGCCGCCGGCGCGGACGTCGTGGTCGCCGACCTCGACGAGGCCGCCGCGCAGCGCGTCGCCGGTGCCGTGACCGGTCCCGGGACCGCGCGGGCGGTGCAGCTCGACGTGACCGACGCGGCGGCGGTGCAGGCCGCGGTCGACGAGGTGGTCGAGCGGGCCGGCCGGATCGACCTGCTGTTCAACAACGCCGGCATCACCTTCGGCGGCGAGACCGAGGACCTCTCGCTGGAGCACTGGGACGCGATCATCGACGTCAACATCCGCGGCGTGGTGCACGGCGTCGCCGCGGCGTACCCGCACATGGTCCGGCAGGGCGCCACCGGCGGCCCGGGCGGGCACATCGTCAACACCGCCTCGATGGGCGGGATCATGGCCGCCGGGCTGATCACCAGCTACGTGATGACCAAGCACGCGGTCGTCGGCCTGTCCCTCGCCCTGCGCACCGAGGCGGCCGCCAAGGGCGTCGGCGTCACCGTGCTGTGCCCCGCGGCGGTCGAGACGCCGATCCTCGACAAGGGCCACCTCGGCCGGTTCCACGGTCGCGACTACTACCTCAAGGGCCAGGGCGTACGCCGCCCGCTCGACGCCGACGTGCTGGCCGCGCAGGCGCTCGCCGCCGTGGCCGCCGACCGGCCGATGCTCGTCACCCCGCGCCCGGCGCGGGTCGCGTGGCGCGTGGGCCGGCTCGCCCCCTCGTTCGCCAACCGGGCCGCGACCCGGTTCGTCGCCAAGCAGCGCCGGCTCCAGGCCCGGCGCGCCACGTCAGGAGGCCCCGCATGA